The proteins below come from a single Cannabis sativa cultivar Pink pepper isolate KNU-18-1 chromosome 3, ASM2916894v1, whole genome shotgun sequence genomic window:
- the LOC115711624 gene encoding protein TRI1, whose amino-acid sequence MAARTLGGRCRMLMAAAKEAALKTASSPASATAPKPARSNVGLMKLVPVSTELGSFLGSKEASRSDAVKKVWEYVKLHDLQNPANKKEIFCDEKLKTIFAGKDKVGFGEIARLLSLHFVKSS is encoded by the exons ATGGCAGCCAGAACATTAGGAGGAAGATGCAGGATGCTAATGGCAGCAGCCAAGGAGGCCGCTTTGAAAACGGCATCGTCTCCTGCCTCGGCTACTGCTCCAAAGCCTGCTCGCTCCAACGTGGGCTTGATGAAGTTGGTCCCAGTCTCTACTGAGCTCGGCAGCTTCCTTGGCTCTAAAGAAGCCTCTCGAAGCGACGCCGTTAAGAAAGTTTGGGAATATGTCAAGCTTCATGACCTGCAg AACCCAGCTAATAAGAAGGAGATCTTTTGTGATGAGAAACTGAAGACTATCTTTGCTGGGAAAGACAAGGTTGGATTTGGGGAGATTGCTAGATTGCTGTCTCTacattttgtcaaatcttcttAA
- the LOC133035957 gene encoding secreted RxLR effector protein 161-like: MVVRSLDVEKDPFRPREEHEELLGPEVQYLSAIGALMYLANCTRPDIAFSVNLLARFSSVPTNRHWKGIKHILRYLQGTIDKGLFYSNNCGSQLIGYVDAGYLSDPHKARYQTGYLFTCGDTAISWQSTKQTLVATSSNHAKILAIHEASRECVWLRSMTQHIRGTCGLTSNKEVPIILCENNAACIGQLKGGYIKGDRTKHISPKFFFTHNRQENGDIDVQQIRSSDNLTDLFTKSLPTSTFEKMVHKIGMRRLKDLHECPNEGE; the protein is encoded by the coding sequence ATGGTAGTTAGATCACTTGATGTAGAAAAAGATCCTTTTCGACCTAGAGAAGAACATGAAGAGCTCCTTGGTCCAGAAGTACAATATCTTAGTGCAATAGGAGCACTGATGTATCTTGCTAATTGTACAAGACCTGATATAGCTTTCTCTGTCAATTTGTTAGCAAGATTTAGTTCTGTTCCAACAAATAGACATTGGAAAGGGATTAAGCACATACTCCGCTATCTCCAGGGTACTATTGATAAAGGATTATTCTATTCTAATAATTGTGGGTCACAACTTATTGGCTACGTAGATGcaggatatttatctgatccacaTAAAGCCAGATATCAAACTGGCTATTTGTTCACTTGCGGTGACACTGCTATATCCTGGCAGTCAACGAAGCAAACTCTGGTGGCTACTTCCTCAAATCATGCTAAGATACTTGCAATTCACGAGGCAAGTCGAGAATGTGTTTGGTTAAGATCAATGACACAACATATTCGAGGAACATGTGGATTAACATCTAATAAAGAAGTACCAATAATTCTCTGTGAAAATAATGCTGCTTGCATTGGTCAACTTAAAGGAGGGTACATTAAAGGAGACAGAACTAAACATATTTCACCAAAATTCTTCTTTACACACAATCGTCAAGAAAATGGTGATATCGATGTTCAACAAATTCGATCAAGTGATAATCTTACAGACTTATTCACGAagtcattaccaacatcaacttttGAGAAGATGGTTCACAAGATCGGAATGCGTCGATTAAAGGATCTCCATGAATGCCCAAATGAGGGGGAGTAA
- the LOC115710675 gene encoding uncharacterized protein LOC115710675: MKNHESHPSGSAPIPEVNATIADNHNHSRSRDHNRSNRRGRDHNQSRGRGRSNVWHRNDQNKNSYTPMKSTTTENKRKGPQNNNSRNSEKLCSRCGIKGHWARACRTAKHLVDLYQASVKGKEKIEANFTYQDDGFLKEPLDITHLDVADFFNEDLINSNMNIDNGDGNVHN; encoded by the coding sequence atgaaaaatcatgAATCTCACCCAAGTGGGTCTGCTCCaatccctgaagtgaatgcTACAATTGCTGACAATCATAATCATAGTCGTAGTCGTGATCATAATCGAAGTAATAGACGTGGTCGTGACCATAATCAAAGTCGCGGTCGCGGTCGAAGCAATGTTTGGCATCGTAATgaccaaaataaaaattcatatactcCAATGAAAAGCACAACTACTGAGAACAAGAGAAAAggtcctcaaaataataatagtagaaATTCTGAAAAATTATGTTCCAGATGTGGAATAAAAGGACACTGGGCACGTGCCTGTCGTACGGCAAAACACCTTGTTGATCTTTATCAAGCATCTGTGAAAGGAAAGgagaaaatagaagcaaattttACCTATCAAGATGATGGTTTTCTCAAAGAGCCTTTGGATATTACACACTTAGATGTTGCAGATTTTTTTAATGAGGATCTCATTAATAGCAACATGAATATCGATAATGGAGATGGGAATGTCCACAATTAG